From Syngnathus typhle isolate RoL2023-S1 ecotype Sweden linkage group LG13, RoL_Styp_1.0, whole genome shotgun sequence, a single genomic window includes:
- the cntnap2b gene encoding contactin-associated protein-like 2b isoform X2, whose protein sequence is MSHVTKLLLPVLCSITITCRAASSVNRRCEDSLATPLPYSSFTSSSVYARDYGAGYAKLNRKQGAGGWSPSDSDRYRWLQVDLGARKQLVAIATQGRYSSSDWTSKYQLLYSDTQTNWRPYLQDGNIWNFDGNVNSDGVIRYQLQHIILARYVRFVPLDKSKEGRFGLRLELYGCSYWADVIGFDGHGILSYRFRSKKMKILKDVIALKFKTTARDGVLLHGEGQQGDYVSLELQRARLQLSMNLGSNQYGSIQGHTSVTSGSLLDDDHWHSVVIERYRRNVNFTLDHHVHHFRTNGEFAHLDLDYEISFGGLPLSAKSSSRGRENFVGCMEGITYNGDNITHLVRRGKVDTSSFRNLTFSCAESNTFPVFFNSTSFLLLPGQTDSDTLSVSLSFRTWNPNGLLMFTALADGWVEVGLTEGKIVVYMNVTQKKNMHIDISSGSGLNDGQWHSVHLNALENYAMLTVDGDEASTVRTAIPVQIMTGGTYYFGGYFPHTTTHTHQRPFQGCMQLIHIDDHLADLKAVEQGLIGTFENVSLDMCAIIDRCVPNHCEHGSRCSQTWDTFSCNCSGTGYAGATCHTSKFQQSCEDYKHQSRGTGSYWIDPDGSGPIEPFRVMCDMTEEKVWTVVKNNLAPQTSVMTANPEEKAVLQITYNVTDQQLFSVTSSAEKCEQHLAYACRMSRLLNTPGSEPFTWWLGRANERHFYWGGSGPGIQKCACGIEHNCTNPKHFCNCDADQRSWKEDAGLLVYKDHLPVRQVVVGDTGRAGSEAKLTVGPLRCQGDRKYWNAASFTSPASFLHFSSIRGETSTDISFYFKTSSSHGVFLDNSGTSDFLHVELRGASWVSFSFDVGSERMEILVHSAVPLNDGQWHRVEAEKNIKEAVLQLDGQHREIRLTAPQGHTKLEFYSDLYLGASGGQRGFLGCMRALTINGLTYDLEEKAKVTSGVNPGCQGHCSSYGMHCKNGGKCVEQYNRYSCDCSLTAFDGPFCTEDVGAYFETGTLVRYDFLPEATYFVVQEGKSFSDVAVPVETNLTQEELSFSFSTSGAPSILVYISSRTQDYLAVVLRVNGTLQIRYRLGGLNEPFTIDIHHRNMANGQPHTVNISRHFREIRLQVDHYPVSTHILPEASDTEFNLIKSLFLGKVFETGQIDPILIERYNTPGFVGCLSRVQLNSVAPLKAALRSGQAAPVSTHGILVPSNCGASPLTISPLAANDPWHVETGGAVFPFSEESSSSNGVNRNSAVIGGIIAMVIFAVLCIMVFVIRHMFQHKGSYHTNEAKGAESADCADAAIIVNDPAFTETIDESKKEWFI, encoded by the exons ATGTCTCATGTGACCAAGTTGTTGTTACCAGTCCTGTGTAGCATCACCATCACCTGCAGAGCTGCGTCCTCAGTTAACC GAAGGTGTGAGGACAGTTTGGCCACACCTCTTCCATATAGCTCCTTCACCAGCTCATCAGTTTATGCTCGAGATTATGGGGCTGGTTATGCCAAGCTTAATCGGAAACAAG GTGCTGGAGGCTGGTCGCCTTCGGACTCAGACCGTTACCGATGGTTACAGGTCGATTTGGGTGCCAGAAAACAGCTTGTTGCCATAGCAACTCAGGGCCGCTACAGTAGCTCCGACTGGACCAGCAAATATCAGCTACTTTATAGTGATACGCAGACAAACTGGAGGCCTTATTTACAGGATGGAAACATCTGG AACTTTGACGGCAATGTGAACAGCGATGGAGTGATTCGTTATCAGCTGCAGCATATCATCCTGGCCCGTTACGTCCGCTTTGTCCCATTGGACAAGAGCAAGGAGGGTCGCTTCGGACTCCGTCTGGAACTGTATGGCTGCTCATACT GGGCTGATGTGATCGGTTTTGATGGCCATGGAATCCTGTCCTACCGCTTTAGGAGTAAAAAGATGAAGATTTTAAAGGATGTCATTGCTCTGAAGTTTAAAACCACAGCTCGAGATGGAGTGTTGCTCCACGGGGAGGGACAACAAGGAGACTATGTTTCTCTGGAGCTTCAAAGGGCGAGACTTCAGCTCAGTATGAATCTTG GCAGTAACCAGTACGGCTCTATCCAAGGCCACACATCCGTGACCAGTGGGAGCTTACTTGACGACGACCACTGGCACTCAGTTGTCATAGAGCGATACCGAAGGAATGTCAACTTTACTCTGGATCACCATGTTCATCACTTCAGGACCAATGGAGAGTTTGCTCATCTCGACCTTGACTATGAG ATTAGCTTCGGGGGTCTACCTCTATCAGCAAAGTCAAGCTCGCGAGGTCGAGAGAATTTTGTGGGCTGCATGGAGGGGATTACCTACAACGGCGACAACATTACGCACTTGGTCCGCAGGGGGAAAGTGGACACGTCCAGCTTT CGCAACTTAACGTTTTCCTGTGCTGAGTCCAACACCTTCCCTGTCTTCTTCAACTCCACATCCTTCCTGCTCCTGCCTGGTCAGACTGACAGTGACACACTGTCTGTCAGTCTGTCTTTCAGGACATGGAATCCAAATGGACTGCTGATGTTCACCGCACTAGCTGATGGCTGGGtggaggtgggactgaccgagGGCAAGATTGTCGTATATATGAACGtgacacaaaaaaagaacatgcatATTGACATTTCATCAG GCTCCGGCCTGAATGATGGCCAGTGGCACAGTGTCCATCTGAATGCTTTGGAGAACTATGCAATGCTAACAGTAGATGGAGACGAGGCATCCACAGTCAGAACTGCCATTCCAGTACAGATCATGACGGGCGGAACATACTACTTCGGAG GTTACTTCCCACATACAACCACTCACACACATCAGCGCCCCTTCCAGGGCTGCATGCAGTTGATCCACATCGATGACCATCTAGCTGACCTCAAGGCCGTGGAACAAGGTCTCATTGGAACCTTTGAAAATGTCAGCCTGGATATGTGCGCCATCATTGACAG GTGTGTCCCCAACCACTGTGAGCACGGATCCCGTTGTTCTCAAACATGGGATACATTCAGCTGCAACTGTAGTGGCACTGGATACGCTGGGGCGACTTGCCATACCT CCAAGTTCCAGCAGTCCTGTGAAGACTATAAGCACCAGAGTCGAGGCACTGGGAGTTACTGGATTGACCCTGATGGCAGTGGTCCTATAGAGCCTTTCAGAGTTATGTGTGACATGACAG aagaaaaagtttggaccGTAGTGAAGAACAACCTTGCACCTCAGACATCAGTCATGACTGCTAATCCAGAGGAGAAGGCAGTACTGCAGATCACTTACAATGTAACAGATCAGCAG tTGTTTTCAGTCACCAGCAGTGCGGAAAAGTGCGAACAACATCTTGCCTATGCCTGTCGAATGTCCCGTCTACTCAACACTCCAG GCAGTGAACCGTTTACCTGGTGGTTAGGACGAGCCAATGAGAGACATTTCTATTGGGGAGGTTCGGGTCCAGGGATACAAAAGTGTGCATGTGGAATTGAGCACAACTGCACTAACCCCAAACACTTTTGCAATTGTGACGCCGATCAGCGCTCCTG GAAAGAAGATGCGGGCCTGTTGGTGTATAAGGACCACTTGCCAGTCCGGCAGGTTGTGGTTGGTGATACAGGCAGAGCTGGATCTGAGGCTAAGCTGACAGTGGGGCCGCTCAGATGTCAGGGGGACC GAAAATACTGGAATGCCGCGTCCTTCACAAGTCCAGCTTCCTTCCTCCACTTCTCTTCCATCAGAGGAGAAACCAGCACTGACATCTCTTTTTACTTTAAGACTTCCTCCAGCCATGGGGTCTTCCTTGACAACTCGGGAACGTCCGACTTCCTTCACGTTGAACTAAGAG GAGCCTCCTGGGTGTCTTTCTCCTTCGATGTGGGCAGTGAGCGAATGGAGATTCTTGTGCACTCTGCGGTGCCTTTAAATGACGGCCAGTGGCATCGCGTGGAGGCCGAGAAGAACATCAAGGAGGCGGTGCTACAGCTTGATGGACAGCACCGAGAGATCAGACTCACAGCTCCACAGGGGCACACAAAACTGGAGTTCTACAGCGACCTTTACCTTG GTGCCTCAGGAGGTCAGAGGGGATTCCTGGGCTGCATGCGAGCTCTGACGATAAATGGATTGACCTATGACTTGGAGGAAAAGGCTAAGGTGACTTCAGGGGTTAATCCAGGCTGCCAGGGTCACTGCAGCAGCTACGGGATGCACTGCAAGAACGGAGGGAAGTGCGTGGAGCAGTACAACAGATACTCTTGTGACTGCTCGCTCACGGCATTTGATGGACCTTTCTGTACCGAGG ACGTGGGCGCCTACTTTGAAACCGGAACCCTGGTGCGCTATGACTTCCTGCCAGAGGCAACCTACTTTGTGGTCCAGGAGGGAAAAAGCTTTTCGGACGTCGCCGTTCCTGTTGAGACCAACCTGACTCAGGAGGAGCTTAGTTTCAGCTTTAGCACTTCCGGTGCTCCAAGCATCCTGGTCTACATCAGTTCCAGGACACAGGACTACCTGGCTGTGGTGCTCAGGGTTAATG GAACGCTCCAGATCCGCTACAGATTAGGAGGGCTGAACGAACCTTTCACTATCGATATTCACCATCGTAACATGGCCAACGGGCAGCCTCACACTGTCAACATAAGCAGACACTTTCGGGAGATACGATTACAG GTGGACCATTACCCAGTGTCCACTCACATCTTACCCGAGGCCTCGGATACAGAATTCAACTTGATCAAAAGTTTGTTTCTTGGAAAGGTTTTTG AAACAGGACAAATTGACCCCATCTTGATTGAGCGCTACAACACGCCAGGCTTTGTGGGCTGCCTGTCAAGGGTTCAACTGAACAGTGTGGCGCCACTTAAAGCCGCCCTGCGTTCTGGCCAGGCGGCACCCGTCAGCACCCACGGGATTCTGGTTCCGTCCAATTGTGGAGCCTCCCCACTGACCATCTCCCCCTTGGCAGCAAATGACCCCTGGCACGTCGAAACCG GCGGAGCCGTTTTCCCTTTCAGTGAGGAATCATCAAGCAGTAATGGCGTCAATCGCAACTCTGCAGTCATTGGAG GGATCATCGCTATGGTCATCTTTGCAGTTTTGTGCATCATGGTGTTTGTCATCCGCCACATGTTCCAACACAAAGGCTCCTACCATACCAACGAGGCTAAGGGTGCCGAGTCGGCGGACTGTGCCGACGCGGCTATCATCGTCAACGACCCTGCCTTCACCGAAACCATCGACGAGAGCAAGAAGGAATGGTTCATCTGA
- the cntnap2b gene encoding contactin-associated protein-like 2b isoform X1, protein MSHVTKLLLPVLCSITITCRAASSVNRRCEDSLATPLPYSSFTSSSVYARDYGAGYAKLNRKQGAGGWSPSDSDRYRWLQVDLGARKQLVAIATQGRYSSSDWTSKYQLLYSDTQTNWRPYLQDGNIWNFDGNVNSDGVIRYQLQHIILARYVRFVPLDKSKEGRFGLRLELYGCSYWADVIGFDGHGILSYRFRSKKMKILKDVIALKFKTTARDGVLLHGEGQQGDYVSLELQRARLQLSMNLGSNQYGSIQGHTSVTSGSLLDDDHWHSVVIERYRRNVNFTLDHHVHHFRTNGEFAHLDLDYEISFGGLPLSAKSSSRGRENFVGCMEGITYNGDNITHLVRRGKVDTSSFRNLTFSCAESNTFPVFFNSTSFLLLPGQTDSDTLSVSLSFRTWNPNGLLMFTALADGWVEVGLTEGKIVVYMNVTQKKNMHIDISSGSGLNDGQWHSVHLNALENYAMLTVDGDEASTVRTAIPVQIMTGGTYYFGGYFPHTTTHTHQRPFQGCMQLIHIDDHLADLKAVEQGLIGTFENVSLDMCAIIDRCVPNHCEHGSRCSQTWDTFSCNCSGTGYAGATCHTSKFQQSCEDYKHQSRGTGSYWIDPDGSGPIEPFRVMCDMTEEKVWTVVKNNLAPQTSVMTANPEEKAVLQITYNVTDQQLFSVTSSAEKCEQHLAYACRMSRLLNTPGSEPFTWWLGRANERHFYWGGSGPGIQKCACGIEHNCTNPKHFCNCDADQRSWKEDAGLLVYKDHLPVRQVVVGDTGRAGSEAKLTVGPLRCQGDRKYWNAASFTSPASFLHFSSIRGETSTDISFYFKTSSSHGVFLDNSGTSDFLHVELRGASWVSFSFDVGSERMEILVHSAVPLNDGQWHRVEAEKNIKEAVLQLDGQHREIRLTAPQGHTKLEFYSDLYLGKKELRCEKVNVKSHLFGLFPGASGGQRGFLGCMRALTINGLTYDLEEKAKVTSGVNPGCQGHCSSYGMHCKNGGKCVEQYNRYSCDCSLTAFDGPFCTEDVGAYFETGTLVRYDFLPEATYFVVQEGKSFSDVAVPVETNLTQEELSFSFSTSGAPSILVYISSRTQDYLAVVLRVNGTLQIRYRLGGLNEPFTIDIHHRNMANGQPHTVNISRHFREIRLQVDHYPVSTHILPEASDTEFNLIKSLFLGKVFETGQIDPILIERYNTPGFVGCLSRVQLNSVAPLKAALRSGQAAPVSTHGILVPSNCGASPLTISPLAANDPWHVETGGAVFPFSEESSSSNGVNRNSAVIGGIIAMVIFAVLCIMVFVIRHMFQHKGSYHTNEAKGAESADCADAAIIVNDPAFTETIDESKKEWFI, encoded by the exons ATGTCTCATGTGACCAAGTTGTTGTTACCAGTCCTGTGTAGCATCACCATCACCTGCAGAGCTGCGTCCTCAGTTAACC GAAGGTGTGAGGACAGTTTGGCCACACCTCTTCCATATAGCTCCTTCACCAGCTCATCAGTTTATGCTCGAGATTATGGGGCTGGTTATGCCAAGCTTAATCGGAAACAAG GTGCTGGAGGCTGGTCGCCTTCGGACTCAGACCGTTACCGATGGTTACAGGTCGATTTGGGTGCCAGAAAACAGCTTGTTGCCATAGCAACTCAGGGCCGCTACAGTAGCTCCGACTGGACCAGCAAATATCAGCTACTTTATAGTGATACGCAGACAAACTGGAGGCCTTATTTACAGGATGGAAACATCTGG AACTTTGACGGCAATGTGAACAGCGATGGAGTGATTCGTTATCAGCTGCAGCATATCATCCTGGCCCGTTACGTCCGCTTTGTCCCATTGGACAAGAGCAAGGAGGGTCGCTTCGGACTCCGTCTGGAACTGTATGGCTGCTCATACT GGGCTGATGTGATCGGTTTTGATGGCCATGGAATCCTGTCCTACCGCTTTAGGAGTAAAAAGATGAAGATTTTAAAGGATGTCATTGCTCTGAAGTTTAAAACCACAGCTCGAGATGGAGTGTTGCTCCACGGGGAGGGACAACAAGGAGACTATGTTTCTCTGGAGCTTCAAAGGGCGAGACTTCAGCTCAGTATGAATCTTG GCAGTAACCAGTACGGCTCTATCCAAGGCCACACATCCGTGACCAGTGGGAGCTTACTTGACGACGACCACTGGCACTCAGTTGTCATAGAGCGATACCGAAGGAATGTCAACTTTACTCTGGATCACCATGTTCATCACTTCAGGACCAATGGAGAGTTTGCTCATCTCGACCTTGACTATGAG ATTAGCTTCGGGGGTCTACCTCTATCAGCAAAGTCAAGCTCGCGAGGTCGAGAGAATTTTGTGGGCTGCATGGAGGGGATTACCTACAACGGCGACAACATTACGCACTTGGTCCGCAGGGGGAAAGTGGACACGTCCAGCTTT CGCAACTTAACGTTTTCCTGTGCTGAGTCCAACACCTTCCCTGTCTTCTTCAACTCCACATCCTTCCTGCTCCTGCCTGGTCAGACTGACAGTGACACACTGTCTGTCAGTCTGTCTTTCAGGACATGGAATCCAAATGGACTGCTGATGTTCACCGCACTAGCTGATGGCTGGGtggaggtgggactgaccgagGGCAAGATTGTCGTATATATGAACGtgacacaaaaaaagaacatgcatATTGACATTTCATCAG GCTCCGGCCTGAATGATGGCCAGTGGCACAGTGTCCATCTGAATGCTTTGGAGAACTATGCAATGCTAACAGTAGATGGAGACGAGGCATCCACAGTCAGAACTGCCATTCCAGTACAGATCATGACGGGCGGAACATACTACTTCGGAG GTTACTTCCCACATACAACCACTCACACACATCAGCGCCCCTTCCAGGGCTGCATGCAGTTGATCCACATCGATGACCATCTAGCTGACCTCAAGGCCGTGGAACAAGGTCTCATTGGAACCTTTGAAAATGTCAGCCTGGATATGTGCGCCATCATTGACAG GTGTGTCCCCAACCACTGTGAGCACGGATCCCGTTGTTCTCAAACATGGGATACATTCAGCTGCAACTGTAGTGGCACTGGATACGCTGGGGCGACTTGCCATACCT CCAAGTTCCAGCAGTCCTGTGAAGACTATAAGCACCAGAGTCGAGGCACTGGGAGTTACTGGATTGACCCTGATGGCAGTGGTCCTATAGAGCCTTTCAGAGTTATGTGTGACATGACAG aagaaaaagtttggaccGTAGTGAAGAACAACCTTGCACCTCAGACATCAGTCATGACTGCTAATCCAGAGGAGAAGGCAGTACTGCAGATCACTTACAATGTAACAGATCAGCAG tTGTTTTCAGTCACCAGCAGTGCGGAAAAGTGCGAACAACATCTTGCCTATGCCTGTCGAATGTCCCGTCTACTCAACACTCCAG GCAGTGAACCGTTTACCTGGTGGTTAGGACGAGCCAATGAGAGACATTTCTATTGGGGAGGTTCGGGTCCAGGGATACAAAAGTGTGCATGTGGAATTGAGCACAACTGCACTAACCCCAAACACTTTTGCAATTGTGACGCCGATCAGCGCTCCTG GAAAGAAGATGCGGGCCTGTTGGTGTATAAGGACCACTTGCCAGTCCGGCAGGTTGTGGTTGGTGATACAGGCAGAGCTGGATCTGAGGCTAAGCTGACAGTGGGGCCGCTCAGATGTCAGGGGGACC GAAAATACTGGAATGCCGCGTCCTTCACAAGTCCAGCTTCCTTCCTCCACTTCTCTTCCATCAGAGGAGAAACCAGCACTGACATCTCTTTTTACTTTAAGACTTCCTCCAGCCATGGGGTCTTCCTTGACAACTCGGGAACGTCCGACTTCCTTCACGTTGAACTAAGAG GAGCCTCCTGGGTGTCTTTCTCCTTCGATGTGGGCAGTGAGCGAATGGAGATTCTTGTGCACTCTGCGGTGCCTTTAAATGACGGCCAGTGGCATCGCGTGGAGGCCGAGAAGAACATCAAGGAGGCGGTGCTACAGCTTGATGGACAGCACCGAGAGATCAGACTCACAGCTCCACAGGGGCACACAAAACTGGAGTTCTACAGCGACCTTTACCTTGGTAAGAAAGAGCTGAGGTGTGAAAAAGTTAATGTCAAATCTCATTTGTTTGGTCTCTTCCCAGGTGCCTCAGGAGGTCAGAGGGGATTCCTGGGCTGCATGCGAGCTCTGACGATAAATGGATTGACCTATGACTTGGAGGAAAAGGCTAAGGTGACTTCAGGGGTTAATCCAGGCTGCCAGGGTCACTGCAGCAGCTACGGGATGCACTGCAAGAACGGAGGGAAGTGCGTGGAGCAGTACAACAGATACTCTTGTGACTGCTCGCTCACGGCATTTGATGGACCTTTCTGTACCGAGG ACGTGGGCGCCTACTTTGAAACCGGAACCCTGGTGCGCTATGACTTCCTGCCAGAGGCAACCTACTTTGTGGTCCAGGAGGGAAAAAGCTTTTCGGACGTCGCCGTTCCTGTTGAGACCAACCTGACTCAGGAGGAGCTTAGTTTCAGCTTTAGCACTTCCGGTGCTCCAAGCATCCTGGTCTACATCAGTTCCAGGACACAGGACTACCTGGCTGTGGTGCTCAGGGTTAATG GAACGCTCCAGATCCGCTACAGATTAGGAGGGCTGAACGAACCTTTCACTATCGATATTCACCATCGTAACATGGCCAACGGGCAGCCTCACACTGTCAACATAAGCAGACACTTTCGGGAGATACGATTACAG GTGGACCATTACCCAGTGTCCACTCACATCTTACCCGAGGCCTCGGATACAGAATTCAACTTGATCAAAAGTTTGTTTCTTGGAAAGGTTTTTG AAACAGGACAAATTGACCCCATCTTGATTGAGCGCTACAACACGCCAGGCTTTGTGGGCTGCCTGTCAAGGGTTCAACTGAACAGTGTGGCGCCACTTAAAGCCGCCCTGCGTTCTGGCCAGGCGGCACCCGTCAGCACCCACGGGATTCTGGTTCCGTCCAATTGTGGAGCCTCCCCACTGACCATCTCCCCCTTGGCAGCAAATGACCCCTGGCACGTCGAAACCG GCGGAGCCGTTTTCCCTTTCAGTGAGGAATCATCAAGCAGTAATGGCGTCAATCGCAACTCTGCAGTCATTGGAG GGATCATCGCTATGGTCATCTTTGCAGTTTTGTGCATCATGGTGTTTGTCATCCGCCACATGTTCCAACACAAAGGCTCCTACCATACCAACGAGGCTAAGGGTGCCGAGTCGGCGGACTGTGCCGACGCGGCTATCATCGTCAACGACCCTGCCTTCACCGAAACCATCGACGAGAGCAAGAAGGAATGGTTCATCTGA